In the bacterium genome, one interval contains:
- a CDS encoding prephenate dehydrogenase/arogenate dehydrogenase family protein produces the protein MPHKIITIIGVGLMGGSLAAALKRNLKSVELYGVDFPAVLDKAQILKIIDRGFTPDSVEKAVKPADIIFLCTSINKIREYMPIVAELAKKGAVITDMGSTKAEIIKRAQEIEIKGSYFIGGHPMTGSELHGVENIDPLLFENSVYVLTPIDQTPPDRIRNLALILEQIGARVLFISPSLHDRIAAFVSHLPQLLAVALTNLAGEHNASSTFFLRLAAGGFRDMTRIASSPYEVWEDIINSNTDEIIWAIDAFIKKLSSIQSILQNQNLRREFELAAKNRLSIPRDTKGFMLPRFDISVSVEDKPGVLAEISSAVSEQNINIKDIEVLKVREGESGVFRLAFQSEQDRKNAVEILTSIGYKAQYRN, from the coding sequence ATGCCACATAAAATAATTACTATTATCGGAGTCGGCCTCATGGGAGGATCTTTGGCCGCAGCTCTAAAACGGAACCTAAAATCAGTTGAGCTTTACGGCGTTGATTTTCCCGCAGTGCTGGATAAGGCCCAAATTCTGAAAATTATCGACAGGGGATTTACTCCGGACTCAGTTGAAAAAGCTGTAAAGCCGGCAGATATTATATTTTTATGCACTTCCATAAATAAAATCAGGGAGTATATGCCGATTGTTGCGGAACTGGCTAAAAAAGGCGCTGTAATCACAGACATGGGAAGCACAAAGGCTGAAATTATAAAAAGAGCGCAGGAGATTGAGATAAAGGGATCATACTTTATAGGCGGCCACCCGATGACAGGTAGCGAACTGCACGGAGTGGAAAACATTGACCCTCTTCTTTTTGAAAATTCTGTTTATGTTTTAACACCCATTGATCAGACTCCGCCTGACAGAATCAGAAACCTTGCACTGATTCTGGAGCAGATAGGTGCGCGTGTGCTGTTTATCAGCCCGTCTCTTCATGATAGAATAGCAGCTTTTGTAAGCCACCTGCCCCAGCTTCTTGCTGTAGCTTTGACAAATCTGGCAGGAGAACATAATGCTTCTTCCACATTCTTTTTAAGACTGGCAGCAGGGGGTTTTCGGGATATGACACGCATTGCGTCCAGCCCTTACGAAGTATGGGAGGATATAATTAACTCCAACACTGATGAAATAATCTGGGCTATTGATGCATTTATTAAAAAATTAAGCAGCATACAGTCTATTCTGCAAAATCAGAATCTGCGCAGGGAATTTGAGCTTGCAGCAAAAAACAGGCTCTCCATTCCGCGGGACACAAAGGGTTTTATGCTCCCCCGTTTTGATATATCTGTCTCTGTTGAGGACAAACCTGGAGTCCTTGCTGAAATCAGCAGTGCCGTTTCCGAACAAAACATCAACATAAAGGATATTGAAGTGCTAAAAGTTCGTGAGGGTGAATCAGGTGTGTTCAGGCTTGCTTTTCAGTCCGAGCAGGACAGAAAAAATGCAGTGGAAATCTTAACATCAATCGGGTATAAGGCTCAATATCGAAATTAG